In Syngnathus scovelli strain Florida chromosome 10, RoL_Ssco_1.2, whole genome shotgun sequence, the following are encoded in one genomic region:
- the plaat1 gene encoding phospholipase A and acyltransferase 1, with translation MDRQQQSSSMASNDPADPSGDPQPGDLIEIFRPAYQHWALYLGDGYIINLTPVDESQAAAMSSVKSVFSRKAVVRMQLLKEVVGSDSYRVNNKYDHNHTPLPVCEIIQRAQVLIGQEVSYDLLGSNCEHFVTLLRYGEGVSEQATRAIGAISLVTAAASAFSVLGLINTRSRNRPF, from the exons ATGGATAGACAACAACAAAGCTCTAGT ATGGCCTCTAATGACCCTGCTGATCCCTCTGGCGACCCCCAACCAGGGGACCTCATTGAGATCTTCAGACCAGCCTATCAGCATTGGGCGCTCTACCTGGGAGATGGCTATATCATCAACTTGACTCCTGTTG ATGAAAGCCAGGCGGCCGCCATGTCCAGCGTGAAGTCCGTCTTCAGCCGCAAGGCAGTGGTCCGCATGCAGCTGCTGAAGGAGGTGGTGGGAAGTGACTCGTATCGTGTCAACAATAAGTACGACCACAACCACACACCCCTACCAGTCTGTGAGATCATCCAGCGAGCACAAGTCCTGATTGGTCAGGAGGTGTCCTACGACCTATTGGGGAGCAACTGCGAGCACTTTGTCACCTTGCTGCGCTATGGAGAGGGAGTCTCTGAACAG GCTACAAGAGCTATTGGGGCCATCAGTTTGGTCACAGCAGCAGCAAGTGCCTTCTCTGTCCTGGGACTGATTAACACTCGATCCAGAAACAGGCCCTTCTGA